A single window of Kitasatospora sp. HUAS MG31 DNA harbors:
- a CDS encoding carbohydrate binding domain-containing protein, with product MFRRRSRTPRSSGDVRPCPDPGRARAARVIRAGRAEHGSTALRRAVAAVSAAAVIGAGLAVSGSVTAGAATPNLVANSGFENGLSGWTCSGGSGVAVSSPVHSGASALQATPTGQDNAQCTQTISVQPNSPYTLSAYVQGSYVYLGATGVGLTTAPSTWTPNNASYGQLSVSFTTGATTTSVTVYLHGWYGQPAFHADDVSLTGPGGSSPSPTASTSPSASASPSTSASASPSTSASPSSSPTGGDSCPTKPKPSGKVLQGYWENWDGAANGVHPGMGWVPITDSRIAAHGYNVINAAFPVILSDGTVLWQDGMDAGVKVATPAEMCRAKAAGATILMSIGGATAGIDLSSSAVADRFVATVVPILKRYNFDGIDIDIETGLSGSGTITTLSASQANLVRIIDGVLAQMPAGFGLTMAPETAYVTGGSVTYGSIWGAYLPIIKKYADNGRLWWLNMQYYNGSMYGCSGDSYQAGTVQGFTAQTTCLNNGLTIQGTTIKVPYDKQVPGLPAQPGAGGGYMAPSLVGQSWNAFGGSLKGLMTWSLNWDGSKGWTFGDNVRSLQGR from the coding sequence ATGTTCCGTCGAAGGTCGCGCACCCCTCGGTCGTCGGGCGATGTCCGCCCCTGTCCGGATCCCGGCCGCGCACGCGCGGCGCGGGTGATCCGGGCCGGCCGCGCCGAGCACGGATCGACCGCCCTGCGGCGCGCCGTCGCCGCGGTGAGCGCCGCCGCCGTCATCGGTGCCGGCCTCGCCGTCTCCGGCTCCGTCACGGCCGGGGCCGCCACCCCGAACCTGGTGGCCAACTCCGGTTTCGAGAACGGACTTTCCGGCTGGACCTGCTCCGGCGGCTCCGGTGTCGCCGTCAGTAGCCCGGTCCACTCCGGCGCCTCGGCGCTCCAGGCCACGCCCACCGGCCAGGACAACGCCCAGTGCACGCAGACCATCAGCGTGCAGCCCAACTCCCCGTACACGCTGAGCGCCTACGTCCAGGGCAGCTACGTCTACCTGGGCGCCACCGGCGTCGGCCTCACCACCGCGCCGTCCACCTGGACGCCGAACAACGCGTCCTACGGCCAGCTCAGCGTCAGCTTCACCACCGGGGCCACCACCACCTCGGTGACCGTCTACCTGCACGGCTGGTACGGACAGCCCGCGTTCCACGCGGACGACGTGTCGCTCACCGGCCCCGGCGGCAGCAGTCCCTCGCCGACGGCCAGCACCAGCCCGTCGGCCAGTGCCTCGCCGTCCACCAGCGCCAGTGCCTCCCCGAGCACCAGCGCCTCCCCGAGCAGCAGCCCGACGGGCGGCGACAGTTGCCCCACGAAGCCCAAGCCGTCCGGCAAGGTCCTCCAGGGCTACTGGGAGAACTGGGACGGCGCCGCCAACGGCGTCCACCCCGGCATGGGCTGGGTCCCCATCACGGACAGCCGGATCGCCGCGCACGGCTACAACGTCATCAACGCCGCCTTCCCGGTGATCCTCTCGGACGGCACCGTCCTGTGGCAGGACGGCATGGACGCGGGCGTCAAGGTCGCCACCCCCGCCGAGATGTGCCGGGCCAAGGCGGCCGGGGCGACGATCCTGATGTCGATCGGCGGTGCCACCGCGGGCATCGACCTGAGCTCCAGCGCCGTCGCCGACCGGTTCGTGGCGACCGTCGTCCCGATCCTCAAGCGGTACAACTTCGACGGGATCGACATCGACATCGAGACCGGCCTGTCCGGGAGCGGCACCATCACCACCCTGTCCGCCTCCCAGGCCAACCTGGTGCGCATCATCGACGGCGTGCTGGCCCAGATGCCCGCCGGCTTCGGCCTGACCATGGCCCCGGAGACCGCGTACGTCACCGGCGGAAGCGTCACCTACGGCTCGATCTGGGGCGCCTACCTGCCGATCATCAAGAAGTACGCCGACAACGGGCGCCTGTGGTGGCTGAACATGCAGTACTACAACGGCAGCATGTACGGCTGCTCCGGCGACTCCTACCAGGCGGGCACCGTCCAGGGCTTCACCGCGCAGACCACCTGCCTCAACAACGGCCTGACCATCCAGGGCACCACGATCAAGGTGCCCTACGACAAGCAGGTGCCCGGCCTGCCGGCCCAGCCCGGCGCGGGCGGCGGCTACATGGCACCGAGCCTGGTCGGCCAGTCCTGGAACGCCTTCGGCGGGTCGCTCAAGGGCCTCATGACCTGGTCGCTCAACTGGGACGGCTCGAAGGGCTGGACCTTCGGCGACAACGTCAGGTCCCTCCAAGGCCGTTGA
- a CDS encoding long-chain-fatty-acid--CoA ligase: MTNLASLLVSSARAHGERTAVRQDGTVLTYAALEDASARLAGLLHADGVRPGDRVALVLPNVALFPVAYYAVLRVGAVAVPMNPLLKAREMAFVLRDSGARTVLTAPPLADEVAGAAAETGAGSLIVEASAFDTLLGGIPPLHGVAERAAADTAVILYTSGTTGTPKGAELTHHNLLSNAVTCVETLFELGPDDVLFGGLPLFHAFGQTCAMNAAVAAGAALTLLPRFDPQQALEILRRDGVTVFLGVPTMYTALLNSGAPDGDGLPLVRLAVSGGSALPVEVLHTFERAFGTVVLEGYGLSETAPVASFNHPDRPRRPGSIGLPVRGVELKLVAADRTPVGPGEVGEIAIRGDNVMKGYWNRPEATAEAFQDGWFHTGDLARVDEDGFYSIVDRSKDLIIRGGYNVYPREIEEVLYEHPAVAEAAVVGVPDEHHGEEVAAVIVLREGERTTADLIREHVRRRVAAYKYPRIVTFTDQLPKGATGKILKREIVVEQPAAT, from the coding sequence ATGACCAACCTCGCCTCGCTCCTGGTGTCCTCGGCCCGGGCGCACGGGGAACGGACCGCCGTCCGGCAGGACGGGACCGTCCTGACCTACGCCGCCCTGGAGGACGCCAGCGCCCGGCTGGCCGGACTGCTGCACGCCGACGGCGTCCGGCCGGGCGACCGGGTGGCCCTGGTGCTGCCCAATGTCGCGCTCTTCCCCGTCGCGTACTACGCCGTGCTGCGCGTCGGTGCCGTCGCGGTGCCGATGAACCCGCTGCTGAAGGCCCGTGAGATGGCCTTCGTCCTGCGGGACTCCGGGGCCCGCACCGTCCTGACCGCTCCGCCGCTCGCGGACGAGGTCGCCGGGGCCGCCGCGGAAACCGGGGCCGGCAGCCTGATCGTCGAGGCCTCGGCCTTCGACACCCTGCTCGGCGGCATCCCGCCGCTGCACGGGGTCGCCGAGCGGGCCGCCGCCGACACCGCGGTGATCCTCTACACCTCGGGCACCACGGGGACGCCGAAGGGCGCCGAGCTCACCCACCACAACCTGCTGAGCAACGCCGTGACCTGCGTCGAGACGCTCTTCGAACTCGGCCCGGACGACGTCCTGTTCGGCGGCCTCCCGCTGTTCCACGCCTTCGGGCAGACCTGTGCGATGAACGCCGCCGTCGCGGCCGGCGCCGCCCTGACCCTCCTGCCCCGCTTCGACCCGCAGCAGGCCCTGGAGATCCTCCGGCGGGACGGGGTCACGGTGTTCCTGGGCGTGCCCACCATGTACACCGCGCTGCTCAACTCCGGTGCCCCGGACGGCGACGGCCTCCCGCTGGTGCGGCTGGCCGTGTCGGGCGGCTCCGCGCTGCCCGTCGAGGTGCTCCACACCTTCGAGCGTGCGTTCGGCACCGTCGTGCTGGAGGGGTACGGACTCTCCGAGACCGCTCCGGTGGCGTCCTTCAACCACCCCGACCGGCCGCGCCGGCCCGGCTCGATCGGCCTGCCGGTCCGCGGTGTGGAACTCAAGCTCGTGGCGGCCGACCGCACCCCGGTCGGGCCCGGTGAGGTCGGCGAGATCGCGATCCGCGGCGACAACGTGATGAAGGGGTACTGGAACCGTCCGGAGGCGACCGCGGAGGCCTTCCAGGACGGCTGGTTCCACACCGGCGACCTGGCCCGGGTCGACGAGGACGGCTTCTACTCCATCGTCGACCGCAGCAAGGACCTGATCATCCGCGGCGGGTACAACGTCTACCCGAGGGAGATCGAGGAGGTCCTGTACGAGCACCCGGCGGTGGCCGAGGCCGCGGTCGTCGGCGTCCCGGACGAGCACCACGGGGAGGAGGTCGCCGCCGTGATCGTCCTCCGGGAGGGCGAGCGGACCACGGCCGACCTGATCCGCGAGCACGTCAGGCGGCGGGTGGCCGCCTACAAGTACCCCCGGATCGTCACCTTCACCGACCAGCTCCCCAAGGGCGCCACCGGCAAGATCCTCAAGCGCGAGATCGTGGTCGAGCAGCCTGCGGCCACCTGA
- a CDS encoding AraC family transcriptional regulator ligand-binding domain-containing protein, with protein MRPLVRTAALSGYVELSRSLGLDPQALMKRVGLDAAGLAVQDRWISGAAVVHLLELSAAAARHEDFGLRMSEFRRFSSLGPISLVLREEPDVRSALGLMLRHEHMYNEVLHTRLSERDGLATIKVGLDLGEAMEHRQATELAVGAFHRVLLGFLGSHWRPLSVCFTHPAPADTGTHRRVFGSTVEFGREFDGIVFYAADLDSPNAMSDPQLRTYARQYFEAIAVPRDTTVPDRVRELIEVLLPTGRCSIEQVARSLGVDRRTVHRHLAQSGETFSSLLNATRVQLAEQFVANRRRSLTEIADLLGFSAPSAFSRWFREQFGCTAREWRDRRGQAAEH; from the coding sequence ATGAGGCCTCTGGTCCGCACCGCGGCGCTGAGCGGCTACGTCGAGCTGAGCCGGTCGCTCGGCCTCGACCCGCAGGCGCTGATGAAGCGCGTCGGCCTGGACGCCGCCGGCCTCGCCGTCCAGGACCGGTGGATCTCCGGCGCGGCCGTGGTCCACCTGCTCGAACTCTCGGCCGCCGCCGCCCGGCACGAGGACTTCGGCCTGCGGATGTCCGAGTTCCGCCGGTTCTCCAGCCTCGGCCCGATCAGCCTCGTCCTGCGGGAGGAGCCCGACGTCCGCAGCGCGCTCGGGCTCATGCTCCGGCACGAGCACATGTACAACGAGGTGCTGCACACCCGGCTCTCCGAGCGCGACGGCCTGGCGACGATCAAGGTCGGACTGGACCTCGGCGAGGCCATGGAGCACCGCCAGGCGACCGAACTGGCCGTGGGGGCGTTCCACCGCGTCCTGCTCGGCTTCCTCGGGTCCCACTGGCGCCCGCTGTCCGTCTGCTTCACCCACCCCGCCCCGGCGGACACCGGCACCCACCGGCGGGTCTTCGGGTCCACCGTGGAGTTCGGCCGGGAGTTCGACGGCATCGTCTTCTACGCCGCCGACCTCGACTCGCCCAACGCGATGTCCGACCCGCAGCTGCGGACGTACGCCCGGCAGTACTTCGAGGCCATCGCCGTCCCCCGGGACACCACCGTGCCGGACCGGGTGCGCGAGCTGATCGAGGTGCTGCTGCCGACCGGGCGCTGTTCGATCGAGCAGGTGGCCCGCAGCCTGGGCGTCGACCGGCGCACGGTGCACCGCCATCTCGCGCAGTCCGGCGAGACGTTCTCCTCGCTCCTCAACGCGACCCGGGTGCAGCTCGCGGAGCAGTTCGTGGCCAACCGGCGGCGGTCGCTCACCGAGATCGCCGATCTGCTGGGGTTCTCGGCGCCCAGCGCGTTCTCCCGCTGGTTCCGCGAGCAGTTCGGCTGCACCGCCCGGGAGTGGCGGGACCGCCGGGGACAGGCCGCGGAGCACTGA
- a CDS encoding 3-keto-5-aminohexanoate cleavage protein yields the protein MHFLDDSLLPENQEKLVIQAAPYGPEWLPGDAPDLPLTMDEHVQAAVDCYNAGATVLHIHVRELDGKGSKRLSMFNELVGRLRQAVPDMVLQIGGSISFAPEGEGADAEWLSYDTRHMLAELDPKPDQVTIAINTSQMNIVEIMTADDLEGTSIAKPEYYRAYRDMYLEAGPEFYLEHLQRLRDKGIQPHFQLATIAQLETVERLIRSGVYTGPLVLNYVAIGGGFAGRHPADLIEFVRRTPDGAVLTIESSMRAVAPMNAIGIALGCHVRVGNEDNLWGRKGERMTSVQQVEQMVTIADALGRDIATGAEAKEIYHIGEYYTGTEETLARLGMVPNRRPGQRGFMLRDVK from the coding sequence GTGCACTTCCTCGACGACTCACTGCTGCCCGAGAACCAGGAGAAGCTGGTCATCCAGGCCGCGCCCTACGGGCCCGAGTGGCTGCCCGGCGACGCCCCCGACCTCCCCCTCACCATGGACGAGCACGTGCAGGCGGCCGTCGACTGCTACAACGCCGGCGCCACCGTCCTGCACATCCACGTGCGGGAACTGGACGGCAAGGGCTCCAAGCGACTGTCGATGTTCAACGAGCTGGTCGGCCGGCTGCGCCAGGCGGTGCCGGACATGGTGCTGCAGATCGGCGGCTCGATCTCCTTCGCCCCCGAGGGTGAGGGCGCGGACGCCGAGTGGCTGTCCTACGACACCCGCCACATGCTGGCGGAGCTGGACCCCAAGCCGGACCAGGTCACCATCGCGATCAACACCAGCCAGATGAACATCGTCGAGATCATGACGGCGGACGACCTCGAAGGCACCTCGATCGCGAAGCCCGAGTACTACCGCGCGTACCGCGACATGTACCTGGAGGCCGGGCCGGAGTTCTACCTGGAGCACCTGCAGCGGCTGCGCGACAAGGGCATCCAGCCGCACTTCCAGCTCGCCACCATCGCCCAGCTGGAGACCGTCGAGCGGCTGATCCGCTCCGGCGTGTACACCGGCCCGCTGGTGCTCAACTACGTTGCCATCGGCGGCGGTTTCGCCGGCCGCCACCCCGCCGACCTGATCGAGTTCGTCCGCCGCACGCCGGACGGCGCGGTGCTCACCATCGAGAGCTCGATGCGCGCCGTCGCGCCGATGAACGCCATCGGCATCGCCCTCGGCTGCCACGTGCGCGTCGGCAACGAGGACAACCTGTGGGGCCGCAAGGGCGAGCGGATGACCTCGGTGCAGCAGGTCGAGCAGATGGTCACGATCGCCGACGCCCTCGGCCGCGACATCGCGACCGGCGCCGAGGCGAAGGAGATCTACCACATCGGCGAGTACTACACCGGCACCGAGGAGACCCTGGCCCGGCTCGGCATGGTGCCCAACCGCCGCCCCGGACAGCGCGGCTTCATGCTCCGCGACGTCAAGTGA
- a CDS encoding quinone oxidoreductase family protein — protein sequence MAHAIRFHETGGPDVLRWEEVEVGAPGPGEVRIRHAAVGLNFADTYFRTGLYPAPLPAGLGVEAAGTIEAVGPGVTGFAEGDRVTYTGSPLGAYSTERVMPTGSLIKLPDAIGFETAAAMTMRGLTSAYLLRRIHPLKAGDTVLLHAAAGGVGLIVCQWAKLLGLTVIGTVSSAEKAELARAHGCDHIVYYREEDVAERVRELTGGEGVPVVFDSVGRTTFAGSLGSLARRGLLVCFGTASGPVPPIDAMQLALHGSVFVTRPALADYIADPAERAELAGELFGHVAAGRIRIEINQRYSLGDAARAHRDLEGGRTTGSSVFVL from the coding sequence ATGGCCCACGCCATCCGCTTCCACGAGACCGGCGGCCCCGACGTCCTGCGCTGGGAGGAGGTCGAGGTCGGGGCGCCGGGCCCGGGCGAGGTCCGGATCCGCCACGCGGCCGTCGGACTCAACTTCGCCGACACCTACTTCCGGACCGGGCTCTACCCCGCCCCGCTGCCCGCCGGACTCGGCGTGGAGGCGGCCGGCACGATCGAGGCCGTCGGCCCCGGCGTGACCGGCTTCGCCGAGGGCGACCGGGTCACCTACACCGGCAGCCCGCTCGGCGCCTACAGCACCGAACGGGTCATGCCCACCGGCTCGTTGATCAAGCTGCCCGACGCGATCGGCTTCGAGACGGCCGCCGCCATGACCATGCGCGGCCTCACCTCCGCCTACCTGCTGCGCCGCATCCACCCGCTGAAGGCCGGCGACACGGTGCTGCTGCACGCGGCGGCCGGCGGCGTCGGCCTGATCGTCTGCCAGTGGGCGAAGCTCCTCGGCCTCACCGTGATCGGTACGGTCTCCAGCGCCGAGAAGGCCGAACTCGCCCGCGCCCACGGCTGCGACCACATCGTGTACTACCGCGAGGAGGACGTCGCCGAGCGGGTCCGTGAGCTCACCGGCGGCGAGGGCGTGCCGGTCGTCTTCGACAGCGTCGGGAGGACCACCTTCGCCGGTTCGCTCGGCTCGCTGGCGCGGCGCGGCCTGCTGGTGTGCTTCGGCACCGCCTCCGGCCCCGTCCCGCCGATCGACGCCATGCAACTCGCGCTCCACGGCTCGGTGTTCGTGACCAGGCCGGCGCTCGCCGACTACATCGCCGACCCGGCGGAGCGCGCCGAGCTCGCGGGCGAGCTCTTCGGCCACGTCGCCGCCGGCCGCATCAGGATCGAGATCAACCAGCGCTATTCGCTGGGGGACGCCGCCCGGGCGCACCGCGACCTGGAAGGCGGCAGGACCACCGGCTCCTCCGTCTTCGTCCTCTGA
- a CDS encoding TauD/TfdA dioxygenase family protein yields MNQTALPGAAAPALVRPSVRHSIKVEPLTCTIGAELSGVNLGDASRDADLFAEIRELLLRHKVLFLRDQDITRAEHVAFARRFGPLEDHPVAGSDPDHPGLVRIYKELDSPPEHYENALHTDGTWRENPAMGAVLRCVVTPPVGGDTLWVDMAEAYRRLPDHVKEQIEGLRARHSIEATFGAVMPTEARHRLKAQYPDAEHPVVRTHPETGEKILFVNGFTTHFVNYHTPENVRFGLDYAPGAANLLTYLISQAAIPEYQVRWRWQPNSVAIWDNRSTQHYAVQDYWPAVRRMERAGIVGDRPF; encoded by the coding sequence ATGAACCAGACCGCCCTCCCCGGGGCGGCCGCACCGGCCCTGGTGCGTCCGTCCGTCCGCCACTCGATCAAGGTCGAGCCGCTCACCTGCACCATCGGCGCCGAGCTGTCCGGGGTGAACCTCGGCGACGCCTCGCGCGACGCCGACCTGTTCGCCGAGATCAGGGAACTCCTGCTCCGGCACAAGGTCCTCTTCCTGCGGGACCAGGACATCACCCGGGCCGAACACGTCGCCTTCGCCCGGCGGTTCGGCCCGCTGGAGGACCACCCGGTGGCCGGCAGCGACCCCGACCACCCCGGACTGGTGCGCATCTACAAGGAACTCGACAGCCCGCCCGAGCACTACGAGAACGCCCTGCACACCGACGGCACCTGGCGGGAGAACCCGGCCATGGGCGCGGTCCTGCGCTGCGTCGTGACACCCCCGGTCGGCGGCGACACGCTCTGGGTCGACATGGCCGAGGCGTACCGCCGGCTGCCGGACCACGTCAAGGAGCAGATCGAGGGCCTGCGGGCCCGGCACAGCATCGAGGCGACCTTCGGCGCGGTGATGCCGACCGAGGCGCGCCACCGGCTGAAGGCCCAGTACCCGGACGCCGAGCACCCGGTGGTCCGCACCCATCCCGAGACCGGCGAGAAGATCCTCTTCGTCAACGGCTTCACCACGCACTTCGTCAACTACCACACCCCGGAGAACGTCCGCTTCGGCCTGGACTACGCCCCCGGCGCCGCCAACCTGCTGACCTACCTGATCAGCCAAGCGGCCATCCCCGAATACCAGGTGCGCTGGCGCTGGCAGCCGAACAGCGTCGCGATCTGGGACAACCGCTCCACCCAGCACTACGCCGTACAGGACTACTGGCCCGCCGTCCGCCGGATGGAGCGCGCGGGAATCGTCGGAGACAGACCCTTCTGA
- a CDS encoding MFS transporter, whose translation MAFHTDAASAAASAAWAPAPAVSRRYAWAVFALSFGLLLSDYMSRQVLNAVFPLLKAEWLLTDAQLGSLSGVVALAVGVLAFPMSLLADRWGRVRSLVVAATTWSVATLGCAVAAGYGQMFVGRLFVGIGEAAYGSVGIAVVLSVFPIGLRATLSGAFIAGGAFGAVLGVAIGGYVGQHLGWRWAFGAMGIFGLVLAVGFALVVTEKRLNPAPRPGRAERAASAPLRTVLPGLFSSVSVVSAYVGSGLQLFIPGALIAWLPSFFNRSYAMPTAEAGGTAGIFALLIGIGMIGGGMASDRISRSDAARKWLVAVACSLGSLVLLTAAFRLPTGAPQLVLLGAGALLSGATAGPAAAMVANLTPGAIPATAFGTLTLANSLLGLAPGAAVTGMIADRTGLLGALQSVPLVALLASACFLIGRSRYHADLSRLSGRTAATRGVEVPA comes from the coding sequence ATGGCGTTTCACACCGATGCGGCCTCGGCCGCGGCTTCGGCCGCCTGGGCCCCGGCGCCGGCCGTGTCCCGGCGCTACGCCTGGGCGGTCTTCGCCCTGAGTTTCGGACTGCTCCTCTCCGACTACATGTCGCGGCAGGTGCTGAACGCGGTCTTCCCGCTGCTGAAGGCCGAATGGCTGCTGACGGACGCCCAGTTGGGATCGCTCAGCGGCGTCGTCGCCCTGGCGGTCGGCGTACTGGCCTTCCCGATGTCCCTGCTGGCGGACCGCTGGGGCCGGGTACGGAGCCTGGTGGTCGCGGCGACCACGTGGAGCGTGGCGACCCTCGGCTGCGCGGTCGCCGCCGGCTACGGCCAGATGTTCGTCGGCCGCCTCTTCGTCGGCATCGGCGAGGCCGCCTACGGCAGTGTCGGCATCGCCGTGGTCCTCAGCGTCTTCCCGATCGGCCTGCGGGCCACCCTCTCGGGTGCGTTCATCGCCGGCGGCGCCTTCGGCGCGGTCCTCGGCGTCGCGATCGGCGGCTACGTCGGCCAGCACCTCGGCTGGCGCTGGGCGTTCGGCGCCATGGGGATCTTCGGGCTGGTCCTGGCCGTGGGCTTCGCGCTGGTGGTCACCGAGAAGCGGCTGAACCCCGCGCCGCGCCCCGGCCGGGCGGAGCGGGCGGCGTCGGCACCGCTGCGCACCGTCCTGCCCGGGCTGTTCTCCTCGGTCTCGGTGGTCAGCGCGTACGTCGGCAGCGGACTCCAGCTGTTCATCCCGGGCGCGCTGATCGCCTGGCTGCCCAGCTTCTTCAACCGCTCCTACGCGATGCCCACGGCCGAGGCCGGCGGCACCGCAGGGATCTTCGCCCTGCTCATCGGCATCGGCATGATCGGTGGCGGCATGGCCTCCGACCGGATCAGCCGGTCGGACGCGGCCCGCAAGTGGCTGGTCGCCGTCGCCTGCAGCCTGGGCTCGCTGGTCCTGCTGACGGCCGCGTTCCGGCTGCCGACGGGGGCTCCCCAGCTCGTCCTGCTCGGCGCCGGCGCCCTGCTCTCCGGGGCGACGGCCGGCCCGGCGGCCGCCATGGTCGCCAACCTGACCCCGGGTGCCATCCCGGCGACCGCCTTCGGCACGCTCACCCTGGCCAACAGCCTGCTCGGCCTGGCGCCCGGGGCCGCGGTCACCGGGATGATCGCCGACCGCACGGGCCTGCTGGGTGCACTGCAGTCGGTCCCGCTGGTCGCACTCCTGGCCTCCGCCTGCTTCCTGATCGGCCGCAGCCGCTACCACGCCGACCTGAGCCGGCTCAGCGGCCGCACCGCGGCCACCCGCGGGGTGGAGGTACCCGCATGA
- a CDS encoding RBBP9/YdeN family alpha/beta hydrolase, with the protein MRSTAPGSAVPGSTAPGSRLPPPVVIVPGLRGHVPDHWPTVLAEGLAAAGRDVRTVPPLTGDRDQLDREARVAALEETVARTPGPPILVAHSAGVMTTVHWAQRSRRPVHGALLATPPDFDTPLPEGYPTPEALRHRGWTPTPRSALPFPSIVAMSDDDPLAPAHRVSALAAAWGSRLIGLGAVGHLNPASGYGPWVQAAELVRELEFD; encoded by the coding sequence ATGAGATCCACCGCCCCCGGATCCGCCGTCCCGGGATCCACCGCCCCGGGATCCCGCCTCCCCCCGCCGGTCGTGATCGTTCCCGGGCTGCGCGGCCACGTCCCCGACCACTGGCCGACGGTCCTCGCCGAGGGCCTCGCCGCCGCCGGCCGGGACGTCCGCACCGTACCGCCGCTGACCGGCGACCGGGACCAGCTCGACCGCGAGGCCCGGGTCGCCGCCCTGGAGGAGACGGTGGCCCGGACCCCGGGACCGCCGATCCTGGTCGCCCACAGCGCCGGGGTGATGACCACCGTCCACTGGGCGCAGCGGTCCCGGCGCCCGGTGCACGGCGCACTGCTGGCCACACCGCCGGACTTCGACACCCCGCTGCCGGAGGGCTACCCCACCCCGGAGGCGCTCCGCCACCGGGGCTGGACCCCGACACCGCGGTCCGCCCTGCCGTTCCCCAGCATCGTCGCGATGAGCGACGACGACCCGCTCGCCCCGGCCCACCGGGTCTCCGCGTTGGCGGCCGCCTGGGGCAGCCGTCTGATCGGGCTCGGCGCGGTCGGACACCTCAACCCCGCCTCCGGCTACGGTCCTTGGGTGCAGGCGGCGGAACTGGTCCGCGAGCTCGAGTTCGACTGA
- a CDS encoding FMN-binding glutamate synthase family protein, with the protein MRARNIGAAAATAVALLAARDLVQKRHALLRNFPVVGHARYLLETIGPELRQYIVTSNEEERPFSRDQRTWIYASAKEENNYFGFGTEVDVEHVQGHAYLKQRTFAGALPDLHDPQAPLPSAKVLGGPRGRAKAFRPASVVNISAMSFGSLSGAAIAALNEGAALAGAMHNTGEGGLSPYHRKGGDLVLQLGTAYFGCRDEDGGFNLDKLKDVIAGAPVKAIEIKLSQGAKPGLGGMLPGAKVTPEIAGIRGIPVGKDCASPSRHTAFSDVDSMLDFVELLATETGLPVGVKSAVGEMSFWQELATLMARGDRGVDFVTVDGGEGGTGAAPRIFADSVSLPFRMGFSRVYGTFAELGLTDELTFIGSGKLGLPENAAVAFALGVDMINVAREAMLSIGCIQAQKCHTDKCPTGIATQNPWLARGIDPASKATRAANYLRTLRKELMKVSAAVGVAHPALITADDIEIMNGDYEARTLAGVYGYKDGWGELGPHLAQEITALLTAERDHRP; encoded by the coding sequence ATGCGAGCCCGGAACATCGGCGCGGCCGCCGCGACAGCGGTGGCGCTCCTGGCTGCCCGTGACCTCGTCCAGAAGAGGCACGCGCTGCTCCGCAACTTCCCGGTGGTCGGGCACGCCCGGTACCTGCTGGAGACGATCGGGCCGGAGCTGCGGCAGTACATCGTGACCTCAAACGAGGAGGAGCGCCCGTTCAGCCGCGACCAGCGCACCTGGATCTACGCGTCGGCGAAGGAGGAGAACAACTACTTCGGGTTCGGAACCGAGGTCGACGTCGAGCACGTCCAGGGACACGCCTATCTGAAGCAGCGCACGTTCGCCGGCGCCCTGCCCGACCTGCACGACCCGCAGGCCCCCCTGCCCTCGGCCAAGGTGCTGGGCGGGCCGCGCGGCCGCGCCAAGGCGTTCCGGCCGGCGAGCGTGGTCAACATCTCGGCGATGAGCTTCGGGTCGCTCTCCGGCGCCGCCATCGCCGCGCTCAACGAAGGGGCGGCGCTGGCGGGCGCGATGCACAACACGGGCGAGGGCGGCCTCTCGCCGTACCACCGCAAGGGCGGTGACCTCGTCCTCCAGCTCGGTACGGCGTACTTCGGCTGCCGCGACGAGGACGGCGGTTTCAACCTCGACAAGCTCAAGGACGTGATCGCCGGTGCGCCGGTCAAGGCGATAGAGATCAAGCTCTCCCAGGGCGCCAAGCCCGGGTTGGGCGGGATGCTGCCGGGCGCGAAGGTGACCCCGGAGATCGCCGGGATCCGCGGCATCCCGGTCGGCAAGGACTGCGCCTCCCCGTCACGGCACACCGCGTTCAGCGACGTCGACTCGATGCTCGACTTCGTCGAGCTGCTCGCCACCGAGACCGGCCTGCCGGTCGGGGTCAAGAGCGCCGTGGGGGAGATGAGCTTCTGGCAGGAGCTGGCCACGCTGATGGCGCGCGGTGACCGCGGGGTCGACTTCGTGACGGTCGACGGCGGCGAGGGCGGCACCGGGGCGGCGCCGCGGATCTTCGCCGACTCGGTGTCGCTGCCGTTCCGGATGGGCTTCTCCCGGGTCTACGGCACCTTCGCCGAGCTGGGGCTGACCGACGAGCTGACCTTCATCGGCTCCGGCAAGCTCGGCCTGCCCGAGAACGCCGCGGTCGCCTTCGCCCTCGGGGTCGACATGATCAACGTGGCCCGGGAGGCGATGCTGTCGATCGGCTGCATCCAGGCGCAGAAGTGCCACACCGACAAGTGCCCCACCGGCATCGCGACCCAGAACCCGTGGCTGGCCCGCGGTATCGATCCGGCGTCGAAGGCCACCCGGGCCGCCAACTACCTGCGCACCCTGCGCAAGGAGCTGATGAAGGTCTCGGCAGCCGTCGGGGTCGCCCACCCGGCCCTCATCACGGCCGACGACATCGAGATCATGAACGGCGACTACGAGGCCCGCACCCTGGCCGGCGTCTACGGCTACAAGGACGGCTGGGGCGAGCTCGGCCCGCACCTCGCCCAGGAGATCACGGCCCTCCTCACCGCCGAGCGTGACCACCGTCCGTAA